The Kiloniellales bacterium genome includes the window GCGCTGCATGTCGACGGCGAGGGCACGGTTCTGACCACCGAGTCCTGCGTGCTCAACGCCAACCGCAATCCCGGCTGGTCAAAGGAAGAGGCCGAGCGCGAGATCCTCTGGGCGCTGGGCGCGGAGAAGCTGATCTGGTTGCCGGGCGACCCCGACGAAAAAGAGACCGACGGCCATGTCGACGGGTTGGCCTGCTTCGCGCGCCCCGGGGTGGCGCTGATGGAGAGCGCCAGGGATCGCAGCGATCCCTTCCACGCGGTCCTGGCGGAGAACCGCCAGGCCCTGGAGAACGCGGTCGACGCCAAGGGCCGCAAGCTGGAGATCCTGCCGATCGACTACGCCGACGAGGCAGAGCCGACGAGCGACGTCTTCTGCGCCTCCTACATCAACTTCTACCTGGCGAACGGCGCCGTGATCCTGCCGGGCTACGGCGTGCCGGGCGACGCACGGGCGCGGGACGCCGTAGCCGCCGCCTTTCCCGGGCGAACGGTGGTCCAGGTCGACGTTACGGCGATCGCGCCGGGCGGCGGCGCGATCCACTGCATCACGCAGCAGCAGCCGGCCTGAGGAGGCGGCCAATGACGCGTGACCGGCTCGTGATCCGCGGCGGGCGCCTACTCGATCACAGGGCCCGCACGGCGGAACCGGCGGACATCCTGATCGAGGGCGACACGATCCGCGAGATCGGGCCGCCGGGCCTGGCCGCGCCCGAGGACGCGCGCTCGGTCATCGCCGAGGGACGGCTGCTGATCCCCGGCCTGATCAACGCCCATACCCACGGCCACGGCTCCCTCGGCAAGGGCCGGGGCGACCGCTGGTCGCTGGAACTGCTGCTCAACGCCAGCTACTGGATCACCGGCGGCCGCTCCCACGAGGACCGCTACGCCGCCACACTGCTGAACGCGGCCGAGATGATCCGGCGCGGATGCACCGCGGCCTACGACCTGACCAACGAGATCCCCATGCCCACCCCGGAAGGGATCGGCGCGGTGGCCAGGGCCTACCGCGACATCGGCATGCGGGCGCTGATCGCTCCCATGATGGCGGATATCAGCTTCTACGACGCCGTGCCGGGCCTGGTGGAGGGCCTTCCCGCGGCACTGCGCGACGAGGTGTCGAGGTTCCGCGGCGGAACCTTCGAGCCGATGATAGAGAACTGTCGGCACCTGCTGCGCGACTGGCCGTTCGACCGGGACCGGGTCGACTTCGCCCTGGCCCCGACCATCCCCCTGCTGTGCAGCGAGGATTTCCTGCGTGCCTGCGGCGCCCTGGCCGATGAGTTCGGCGCATTTGTTCACACCCATCTCGCCGAATCCAAGATCCAGGCGCTGTCAGGACGGCGCCGCTACGGGCGGAGCCTGACCGCCTACTGCGAGGCCCTCGGCCTGGTCAACGAGCGCTTCACCGCGGCCCACGGCATCTGGCTGGACGAGGACGACGTGGCTCTGCTCGCCGACC containing:
- a CDS encoding agmatine deiminase family protein, with the translated sequence MTQIEKPGEAQNPLDAGYAMPAEWEPHARCWMAWPHRVDLVQDLERTQHGYAEVARAIARFEPVTMVATPEAADTAGRLCGPGVEILPITIDDAWARDSGPTFLKHRESGALAGTSWRFNAWGVKHEPYDQDNLLAGRVLDHLGARCFQSPLFLEGGALHVDGEGTVLTTESCVLNANRNPGWSKEEAEREILWALGAEKLIWLPGDPDEKETDGHVDGLACFARPGVALMESARDRSDPFHAVLAENRQALENAVDAKGRKLEILPIDYADEAEPTSDVFCASYINFYLANGAVILPGYGVPGDARARDAVAAAFPGRTVVQVDVTAIAPGGGAIHCITQQQPA
- a CDS encoding amidohydrolase family protein yields the protein MTRDRLVIRGGRLLDHRARTAEPADILIEGDTIREIGPPGLAAPEDARSVIAEGRLLIPGLINAHTHGHGSLGKGRGDRWSLELLLNASYWITGGRSHEDRYAATLLNAAEMIRRGCTAAYDLTNEIPMPTPEGIGAVARAYRDIGMRALIAPMMADISFYDAVPGLVEGLPAALRDEVSRFRGGTFEPMIENCRHLLRDWPFDRDRVDFALAPTIPLLCSEDFLRACGALADEFGAFVHTHLAESKIQALSGRRRYGRSLTAYCEALGLVNERFTAAHGIWLDEDDVALLADRGASVATNPGSNLRLGSGLPPLNLLDRAGVNLAVGSDGSSSSDNQNMFEAARLASFVSRVQSHDVNDWLTTDRVFEMATQGGARAMGRQHQLGRLAPGFKADIVFLDLDDLAYVPLNDPVNQLVHCDDGGSVESVMIGGSLVYENRRFTTIDLDKLIAEVRETQDRLNQATEPQKAAARQLEPLVAEYCACFAAEPYPVRRMGCGGGLED